A part of Rhodoligotrophos appendicifer genomic DNA contains:
- a CDS encoding indolepyruvate ferredoxin oxidoreductase family protein — MSLRTVSLDDRYDLSKSLVLLSGVQALVRLTLMQRARDEQAGHNVAGYVTGYRGSPLGGLDQEFGRREKLLKKNHVVFQPGLNEDLAATAVWGAQQAEMRQEGAYDGVFGIWYGKGPGVDRCGDVFRHANAAGTSKLGGVLVLMGDDHTAESSTVAHQSEFALVDAMMPVLNPAGAQEILDYGLYGIAMSRFSGLWVGLKCVKDNVESTSVVDGSLNRVVINVPDDVDMPDGGLNIRPRDDRLEQEKRLHLYKRYAATAFARANKLDKIVFNGGRAPRIGIVTAGKSYSDVRQALDELGIDEVRAAELGIRLLKVAMVWPLDPQIIETFAQGLDLIMVVEEKRSLLETQIREQLYAGALRPTVIGKKDETGAPLFPAYGALDPNHIALEVGKRLNLRTPDHSISDHMALLNAAQQSVRNSPDLVSRIPYFCAGCPHNSSTTVPEGGRAYAGIGCHWMVQVIPERRTEGYTHMGGEGANWIGEAPFSKRGHVFQNLGDGTYNHSGYLAIRAAVAAKVNMTYKILYNDAVAMTGGQHHEGGLTVSMIANQVASEGVKRVVIVSDEPDKYPSNVGFPPFTTIHHRSELDAVQKELMDVEGVTVLIYDQTCAAEKRRRRKRGTYPDPQKRVFINELVCEGCGDCGVKSNCVAVAPVETDFGRKRQIDQSSCNKDYSCVNGFCPSFVTIEGGQLIRGQKRKAGEGALFEALPEPPQPSLDKPWGILITGIGGTGVVTIGQILGMAAYLEGKGAGIIDMAGLAQKNGAVVTHMKIARNPDEIASIRLAAGGADLLLGCDLVTSASEKNLAALAKGKSNAVVNNHETMPAQFTRNPDFRLPGEDLEIAIAARTGRDLCHFVDATSIATELLGDSIASNMFTLGYAYQKGLIPLGADAIERAIDLNGAAVAMNTQAFLWGRRAAHNLPAVERITQAEDKMAPPPARGVDEIMGRRAQFLVAYQDAAYAERYKALVTKVRRAEARVMPGSEALSEAVARYFFKLMAYKDEYEVARLYTDGTFEHEVKKRFEGDFSIHFHMAPPLLAKRDPSTGHLKKQQLGPWMMHAFRLLAKFKRLRGTPLDIFGYSSERKMERGLIAQYEGLVQELLDGLTPELYGLAVEIASIPEHIRGYGHVKEQHLDTAKANEAMLLAQFRSGKPSIIRQAAE; from the coding sequence ATGAGCTTGAGAACTGTATCTCTCGACGACCGCTACGATCTATCAAAGTCTCTCGTTCTGTTGTCGGGCGTGCAGGCGCTCGTGCGATTGACATTGATGCAGAGGGCGCGAGATGAACAGGCTGGCCATAATGTGGCCGGTTACGTCACGGGTTATCGTGGCTCTCCGCTCGGGGGACTCGACCAGGAGTTTGGGCGGCGGGAGAAGCTACTGAAGAAGAACCACGTGGTATTCCAGCCAGGTCTCAACGAGGATCTTGCCGCAACTGCCGTTTGGGGCGCCCAGCAAGCGGAGATGCGCCAAGAGGGAGCCTATGACGGCGTCTTTGGGATCTGGTACGGCAAGGGTCCCGGTGTCGACAGATGTGGCGATGTTTTCCGGCATGCCAATGCGGCTGGAACGTCAAAGCTCGGCGGTGTCTTGGTTCTCATGGGTGATGATCACACTGCAGAGTCATCAACCGTAGCGCATCAAAGTGAGTTCGCTCTGGTAGACGCCATGATGCCCGTCCTTAATCCGGCCGGTGCTCAGGAGATCCTTGATTATGGTCTCTACGGAATTGCAATGTCCCGCTTCTCGGGACTTTGGGTTGGACTGAAATGCGTAAAGGATAATGTGGAATCGACTTCCGTTGTCGACGGAAGCCTGAACCGTGTTGTGATCAATGTCCCCGATGACGTGGACATGCCGGACGGTGGACTGAACATCCGGCCCCGTGACGACAGGCTTGAGCAAGAAAAGCGGCTGCATCTCTACAAACGGTATGCGGCAACCGCATTCGCGCGGGCCAACAAGCTGGACAAGATCGTCTTCAATGGTGGACGTGCCCCCCGCATAGGAATTGTCACGGCCGGCAAGAGCTACTCCGACGTCCGCCAAGCCCTCGATGAGCTGGGGATAGACGAGGTTCGCGCGGCGGAATTGGGGATACGGCTTCTGAAGGTTGCCATGGTGTGGCCGCTGGATCCCCAGATTATCGAGACCTTTGCCCAGGGTCTCGACCTGATCATGGTGGTCGAGGAAAAGCGCTCGCTCCTCGAAACTCAGATCCGCGAGCAGCTTTATGCGGGGGCCTTGCGGCCAACAGTAATCGGCAAAAAGGACGAGACGGGAGCGCCGCTCTTTCCCGCATACGGGGCCCTGGATCCGAACCATATCGCTCTTGAAGTGGGCAAGCGGCTCAATCTGCGCACCCCCGATCACAGTATTTCCGACCATATGGCTTTGCTGAACGCAGCTCAGCAAAGCGTGCGCAACTCGCCCGACCTCGTGTCTCGCATCCCGTATTTCTGCGCTGGCTGTCCTCACAACTCGTCGACGACTGTTCCCGAGGGGGGACGCGCCTATGCAGGGATTGGTTGTCACTGGATGGTGCAAGTGATCCCCGAGCGCCGTACCGAGGGGTATACCCACATGGGCGGCGAGGGCGCGAACTGGATTGGGGAAGCGCCGTTTTCGAAGCGGGGCCACGTTTTTCAGAACCTGGGGGACGGCACCTATAACCATTCCGGCTACCTGGCGATCCGTGCAGCGGTAGCTGCCAAGGTCAATATGACCTACAAAATCTTGTATAATGATGCGGTGGCAATGACCGGCGGACAGCATCATGAAGGGGGACTGACGGTCTCCATGATCGCCAACCAGGTCGCCTCCGAAGGGGTGAAACGGGTCGTCATAGTGTCTGATGAACCCGATAAGTATCCTTCCAACGTCGGCTTTCCGCCCTTCACCACCATTCATCATCGTTCGGAGCTTGATGCAGTTCAGAAAGAACTGATGGACGTCGAGGGGGTAACGGTCCTGATCTACGATCAGACCTGCGCCGCCGAAAAGCGGCGCAGACGCAAGCGCGGCACCTACCCCGATCCCCAGAAGCGGGTCTTCATAAACGAACTCGTCTGTGAGGGATGTGGCGACTGCGGGGTCAAATCCAATTGCGTGGCAGTGGCACCCGTCGAAACGGATTTCGGCCGCAAACGTCAGATTGACCAGTCCTCCTGCAATAAGGATTATTCTTGTGTGAATGGCTTCTGCCCGAGCTTCGTGACAATCGAAGGCGGCCAGTTGATACGCGGGCAGAAGCGCAAGGCAGGTGAGGGTGCCCTGTTCGAGGCACTTCCCGAACCCCCGCAGCCTTCGCTGGATAAGCCTTGGGGCATTCTGATTACTGGGATCGGCGGCACTGGCGTCGTGACCATCGGTCAGATCCTGGGGATGGCGGCCTACCTGGAAGGCAAAGGGGCCGGCATCATTGACATGGCGGGTCTTGCACAGAAGAACGGTGCAGTGGTCACGCATATGAAGATCGCTCGGAACCCTGATGAGATCGCGTCGATCAGGCTGGCTGCAGGCGGGGCTGACCTTCTCTTGGGATGCGATCTGGTGACCTCCGCCTCAGAGAAGAACTTGGCGGCCTTGGCGAAGGGTAAGTCGAACGCGGTCGTGAACAATCACGAAACCATGCCGGCCCAGTTCACGCGCAATCCTGATTTCCGTTTGCCCGGCGAAGATCTGGAGATCGCCATTGCTGCCCGAACTGGCCGCGACCTCTGCCACTTCGTCGATGCGACGTCCATTGCCACTGAGCTGCTTGGCGACTCGATTGCCAGCAACATGTTCACCTTGGGATATGCCTATCAGAAAGGCTTGATACCCTTGGGTGCAGACGCCATTGAAAGGGCGATCGATCTTAACGGAGCAGCTGTTGCCATGAACACTCAAGCCTTCCTTTGGGGGAGGCGCGCGGCGCATAACTTGCCGGCCGTGGAGCGGATAACGCAGGCTGAAGACAAGATGGCTCCCCCGCCGGCGAGAGGCGTCGATGAGATTATGGGGCGTCGAGCTCAATTCTTGGTCGCCTATCAAGATGCGGCTTATGCTGAGCGATACAAGGCGCTGGTAACCAAAGTGCGTCGCGCAGAAGCCAGAGTCATGCCCGGCTCCGAAGCACTATCGGAAGCTGTCGCCCGGTATTTCTTTAAGCTCATGGCCTACAAGGATGAGTATGAAGTTGCCCGTCTTTATACCGACGGCACCTTTGAGCATGAAGTGAAGAAAAGGTTCGAGGGCGACTTCTCTATCCATTTCCATATGGCGCCGCCGCTGCTTGCCAAACGCGATCCCTCTACGGGGCATCTGAAGAAGCAGCAACTGGGACCCTGGATGATGCATGCCTTTCGCCTCTTGGCCAAGTTTAAGAGGCTGCGCGGAACACCTTTGGACATCTTCGGCTACTCCTCGGAGCGGAAGATGGAGCGCGGCTTGATCGCACAATATGAGGGGCTGGTTCAGGAGCTCTTGGATGGCTTAACACCCGAACTATATGGTTTAGCCGTCGAAATCGCTTCGATTCCAGAGCATATTCGCGGTTACGGCCATGTTAAGGAGCAACACTTGGATACCGCAAAAGCCAACGAGGCTATGCTTCTTGCTCAGTTCCGTTCAGGCAAGCCATCCATTATTAGACAGGCGGCTGAATAG
- a CDS encoding SDR family NAD(P)-dependent oxidoreductase: MGLPYENRVALVTGASRGIGYAMAKVLAREGAHVIALARTVGGLEELDDEIQAMGGQATLVPVNITDFDALDRLGASIYERWGKLDILIGNAGALGRLTPLGHLKPKEWDDTFAVNVTANWRLIRSLDVLLRQSDAGRAVFMTSGAARNLHPYWGVYSTTKAALEALVKTYAHEVASTSLRVSLLNPGPVRTAMRAQAMPGENKENLASPSDVAEQLPILLNQAVENGAIWDFVDGRLVLRPSREINGL, translated from the coding sequence ATGGGCCTTCCATACGAAAATCGCGTCGCGCTGGTGACAGGTGCCTCCCGCGGTATTGGCTATGCCATGGCAAAGGTCCTGGCGCGAGAGGGGGCGCATGTCATCGCACTGGCCCGCACCGTCGGTGGCCTGGAAGAACTCGACGACGAAATTCAGGCGATGGGCGGCCAAGCGACCTTAGTTCCAGTGAACATCACAGACTTCGACGCGCTGGATAGGCTCGGTGCATCCATATACGAGCGATGGGGAAAACTCGATATCCTGATCGGCAATGCGGGAGCACTCGGGCGGCTCACCCCACTGGGTCATTTGAAGCCCAAGGAATGGGACGACACCTTTGCTGTCAACGTGACGGCGAATTGGCGCCTCATTCGTTCGCTCGACGTCCTTTTGCGTCAGTCCGATGCGGGACGCGCCGTTTTCATGACTTCGGGAGCAGCGCGTAATTTGCACCCCTATTGGGGTGTCTACTCAACGACCAAGGCAGCCCTTGAAGCCTTGGTCAAGACATACGCCCACGAGGTGGCGAGCACCTCTCTAAGGGTAAGCTTGTTGAATCCAGGGCCAGTGCGTACCGCCATGCGAGCGCAAGCAATGCCCGGAGAGAACAAAGAAAACCTGGCAAGTCCCAGCGACGTGGCAGAGCAACTGCCCATTCTGCTCAACCAAGCGGTCGAGAATGGAGCGATATGGGATTTTGTCGATGGGCGGCTTGTCCTTCGGCCAAGCCGTGAGATAAACGGGCTTTAG